A region from the Aegilops tauschii subsp. strangulata cultivar AL8/78 chromosome 5, Aet v6.0, whole genome shotgun sequence genome encodes:
- the LOC109744089 gene encoding uncharacterized protein → MAMATARLIHPSMVVSKSSRAPPAPLLLHTHKPLTTALTSSFHFTLHSVDVSKDDKPLDTALETKQEDATAAAAAGDLATPLPGELDAEEDRPKLDPRRFEEQFAVLNTGVHECRSCGYLYDQAKGDPSYPVPSGLPFNKLPDDWRCPTCGAAQSFFDSKSVEIAGFAQNQQFGLGGNSLTSGQKTLLIYGSLLVGFAFFLSGYFLQ, encoded by the coding sequence ATGGCAATGGCCACAGCAAGGCTAATCCACCCATCCATGGTGGTGTCCAAGAGCTCAAGAGCGCCACCAGCACCCTTGCTCCTCCACACCCATAAGCCCCTAACCACCGCACTGACCTCATCGTTTCACTTCACGCTCCACTCCGTCGACGTCTCCAAGGACGACAAGCCGCTGGACACGGCGCTCGAGACCAAACAAGAAGatgcaaccgccgccgccgccgccggcgacctgGCGACACCACTGCCGGGGGAGTTGGACGCGGAGGAGGACAGGCCGAAGCTTGACCCCCGCCGGTTTGAGGAGCAGTTCGCGGTGCTGAACACGGGGGTGCACGAGTGCCGGTCCTGCGGCTACCTGTACGACCAGGCGAAGGGAGATCCGTCCTACCCGGTGCCCTCGGGGCTGCCGTTCAACAAGCTGCCGGACGACTGGCGGTGCCCGACGTGCGGCGCGGCGCAGTCCTTCTTCGACAGCAAGAGCGTCGAGATCGCCGGGTTCGCTCAGAACCAGCAGTTCGGGCTCGGCGGCAACTCGCTCACCTCTGGCCAGAAGACGCTACTCATCTACGGAAGCCTCCTTGTCGGCTTCGCCTTCTTCCTCTCCGGCTACTTCTTGCAATGA